The DNA region TGCCGAAGAAGAGTCAAAGGCCTTAATTCCATATTCAAGGGAAGTTAAAATATTGGCCAAGGCCGTTCCACTTGTATCGTGAAAGTGCATAGCGAAGAGAGAGATATCAAACTCTCTATCGAGCTCGCTAATTACGTTTTTAACGAGAACCGGGTGACCAACTCCGATGGTATCGCCTAACGAAATTTCATAACAGCCAGCTTTTTCTAGAAAGTGAGAAACTTTGAAAAGGTTTTCTAAGCTCGTCTCACCTTCATAAGGACAGCCAAAAACAGTCGAAATATAACCGCGGACTTTAAGTCCTTCACTTTTTGCCTTATCAATAACTGGAGCTAAGCGAGTGAGAGACTCATCGACAGAGGCATTGATATTCTTCATATTAAAAGTATCACTTGTGGCCGTAAAAACAGCAATTTCACCAACACCACACTCCAAGGCCAGGTCTAATCCTTTTAAGTTAGGAACTAAACAAGGAGTTGAAATCGAAGAGTCTAGAGAAAGCGACTGTACTCCTTCGTACAATGCTTTTGCATCTCCCATCTGGGGAATCTTATCAGCACGAACAAAGCTAGTTGCTTCGATCGTTTTAAGCCCCGTTTTTGAGAGTAAACGAATATATTCAAGCTTCGTCTGAGTATCTAGGACCGTTTTTTCATTTTGAAGTCCATCGCGCGGACCAACCTCAATGATCTTCACTTCACTTGGAAGATGATTTAGCATTAGGCCTCCTTTTCTGGAAGAGAGCTTAACTCAACTAGTTGAGCACCAGCTTCGACCAGCTGACCTTCATTAAAAAAGAGCTTTAATACAGTACCATCATGAGATGCCTTAATAGCATGTTCCATTTTCATGGCCTCCATTATAAGTAGTGTATCACCCTTTTTAACTTCATCTCCAACTTTAACATTTACTTTAAAAATACTGCCAGGCATTGGGGCATTCATTTCACTATCCTGATCTTGATTACCTTTTCGCCTCGACATATTAACATTGGATAGAGAAATCTCTGCTCCAGCAACAAGTGCTCGTTGCCCATCAAAGAAGATTCTCTGATTTTGAGCTTCTTTCTCTAAAACCATTTCATTTGTATGCTGGGATTTCAAATTAACGTTATATTCTTTCCCATTAAAAACAAAGTTTACATGATGAGCACTTCTATCTTTAATAAGGACTTCTTCTTTATTTCCATTAACTATAATTGATTTTCTCATCACTCACCTATACGTTTCTAAATCCAAAACTTGATTGCCAAACACTTTGTCCCGACTGGGCAGGTTTTTGCTTTCTTTCATTGATAAGAAAGGCCGCAATGGCCATTGCAATCTGATGCTCGGTCTCATCTTTTTTCAATAATTTATCTTTAAAGGTTTCAACAAAGTGGGTGTAAGTAATCCCTTTAGCAAATTCTTCTGTAGATAAAATTCTTTTTAAGTAATCTCTATTTGTTTTTACTCCAAGAAAAGGAATATCATCCAGAGAATTAAGAATCTTCTCTGTCGCACTTTCTCTGCTTTCTCCCCATGCAATGAGTTTAGCAAGCATAGGATCAAAATTAACTGTGACTTCATTTCCATCTACATAACCAGAGTCCAAACGTACTCCGTTTAAAAGTGGGTAACCGACGCAGCTGATTTTTCCCGTTGCAGGAAGAAAATTATTGTCTGGATCTTCAGAATAGAGACGTACTTCGATAGCATGCCCCTTTTGTTGAATCTCACTTTGTTTCATCTCGATACGCTGTCCACTTGCAGCGATAATCTGCATGCGAACAAGATCAACTCCAGTCACCATTTCAGTGACAGGATGCTCAACCTGAAGTCTTGTATTCATCTCAAGAAAGTAGAATCGACCATCATCATCGAGGATATATTCAATCGTTCCAGCTCCGAGGTAATCAATACCACTTGATATGGCCACGGCACTCTCAGTGATTTCTTTTCTAAGTTCATCACTTAGTGCAACAGATGGAGTTTCTTCAACAATTTTTTGGTGCCTTCTTTGAATCGAGCACTCTCTTTCAAAGAAATGAAGATGATTACCATGAGAGTCACTCATGACCTGAACTTCTATATGGCGTGGATTAGTAATGTATTTTTCTATAAGTACGGTATCATCACCAAAAGCATTTTTGGCTTCTCGCATAGCTGATTGAAGGCCCTCGAGAAATTCTTCTTCCTTCCAAACGACCCTCATTCCCTTTCCACCACCTCCGGCAGAGGCCTTGACAAGAACGGGAAATCCTATTTTTACTGCTTGTTCACGAAGGAAGTTCTCCTCTTGATTATCACCGTGGTAACCAGGAATAAGTGGAATTCCAAGTTCTTCCATTTTTTGCTTAGAAGTTTTCTTATCTCCCATAATCAGCATTGACTCAGATCGAGGTCCAATAAAAATAATTCCCTCACTAATCACACGATCAGCAAACGTTCCATTCTCAGAGAGAAAACCATAACCAGGGTGAATGGCATCGGCACCAGATTTTTTAGCAATATCGATGATCTTCGCCTGATTGAGATACGTCTCACTCAAGGCCCCTTCACCTAAACAATAAGACTCATCACCCATATAGCTATGAGGATAAGACTTTTCTTTTTCAGTGTAGATCGTGACTGTTTTAATGCCCATTTCTTTAGCTGTCTTAATAACTCGAAGAGCAATTTCACCACGGTTCGCAATTAAAATTTTCTTTATTTCTCTCACGATTAAACTCCCTCTAACCAATTTGGTTTACGCTTTGTAAGAAGGGCATCCATCCCCTCTTGACCTTCTTCGCTCGTTCTTTGTTTAGCAATCGTTTTACACGTGTAATCAATGACTGATTCAAATTGATTATCTAGTACTTTAGCATCAACATTTTGAATGAGCTGTTTGCAAACCTGTTGTGCCCCAGGTGCGGCCATAAGAAATTTTGATACGACTTGTTCAACGTCTTTTTCGAAATATCGTTCAAGAGACACTTGATGAACAAGCTCCATTTCCATCGCTTTTTCAGGACCAAACTTCTCACCAGTTAAAAAGTAAGCTCTTGCCTTAGAGTGGCCAATTTTGGCCATAACATAAGGAGAAATAACAGCGGGAACTAATCCTAAAAGAACTTCGGTAAAGCCAATCTTTGCACCTTCTTTAGCGATGACATAGTCACATACGGCTACAAGACCGGTTCCTCCACCGAGGGCATGACCATTAACTTTTCCAATGACTGGTTTTGTAACACTATTGATGACTTCAAAGAGTCGAGAAAGCTTACGTGAATCTTCATAGTTTTCACTATCAGAATAGTCTTTCATCTTTTTCATCCAATTAAGATCTGCACCAGCACAAAATGAGCGACCAGCACCAGTTAGGACAATAAGACGTACCTTTTCATTTTTTTCGAGTTCAAGAAACTCGTTTGTTAACCCAACAATAAGTTCATCGTTGAAGGCATTGTGTAGTTCTGGTCGATTAAGAGTAACCGTGGCCACTCCTCTCGAATCGATATCTAATAAATATAAATCACTCATTATCTTCTCCTTACATTCTAAAAACGCCAAATTTCGACTCTTTAATCTCTTCATTTAAAGAGGCTGAAATGGCGAGTCCAAGAATTTCTCTCGTATGAGCAGGATCAATGATCCCATCATCCCAAAGTCTTGCTGTAGAATAGTAAGCAGAACCTTCTCGTTCATATTTTTCTAGAATTGGTTTTTGAAATTCCTTTACTTCCTCATCACTCATAGCTCCTTTAGAAGCTGCTTGCTTAACAGTCGTAAGTACTCCTGCTGCTTGCTCGCCGCCCATAACGGAGATACGAGCATTCGGCCACATCCATAGAAAACGAGGAGAATAAGCGCGTCCACACATTCCATAGTTTCCAGCACCAAATGAACCACCAATGATCACAGTAAACTTTGGAACATCAACAGTTGAGACGGCCGTAACCATCTTTGCCCCGTGCTTAGCAATCCCTTCTGATTCATATTTTTTACCAACCATGAAACCAGTAATATTTTGCAAGAAAACAAGTGGGATTTTCCTTTGGCCACATAGCTCAATAAAGTGAGCACCTTTGACGGCCGATTCAGAAAAGAGAATACCATTATTGGCGACGATTCCGACTTGTTGTCCGTGAATTTTGGCAAAGGCACAAACAAGAGTTGTCCCGTAGCGTTCTTTGAATTCATGAAACTCAGAACCATCGACCAAACGAGCAATAATCTCACGAATATCAAAAGGCTTTTTAGAATCTTTATTTACAATTCCATAAAGCTCTTCTCTATCGTAGAGAGGCTCTTTAATTTCACTAATATCTTTTTGCCCAAGAATTTTCCCCGGGCTTTTATAATTGAGATTCTCAACAATATTTCTCGTGATGATCAGTGCTTCACCTTCGTCTTCAGCAAAGTGGTCAGCAACACCACTATCACTTGTATGAACTTTAGCGCCTCCGAGCTCTTCTGCTGTAACTTCTTCACCTGTTGCGGCCTTAACAAGAGGAGGTCCCCCTAAGAAAATGGTTCCATTTCCTTTTACAATGACCGATTCATCGGCCATGGCCGGAACATACGCTCCTCCAGCAGTACAGGAACCTAGTACCACAGCAATTTGTGGAATTCCCATCGAAGACATTTGTGCTTGATTATAAAAGATTCTTCCAAAGTGATCGCGATCAGGAAAAACTTCATCTTGCATCGGAAGAAAGGCTCCTCCAGAGTCAACAAGATAAATACATGGTAGACGATTTTCGCGAGCAATTTCTTGTGCGCGTAAGTGTTTTTTAACAGTCATTGGAAAGTATGTTCCACCTTTAACAGTGGCATCGTTAGCTACGAACATACATTCAATTCCGTGAACTCTTCCCACACCACAGACAACACCAGCAGCAGGAACGTCAGTTCCATACATCCCATTGGCGGCCAGAGCACTAAGTTCAATAAATGGAGAGCCTTCATCTAAGATGCGCTCAATCCTTTCGCGAGCAAGGAATTTGCCACGCGAATGATGACGATCAACATACTTTTGACCACCACATTCTTTAACTTTAGATAATCTTTCTTTTAATTCGCTTCTCAACGAAAGATGAAACTCTTGGTTCTCTTTGAAAACTTCTGAATTAACATCTATTTGTGAATGGTAAACATCCATAGATTCCCCAGTGTAAGCGTTGTGTTAAGCCCGAGTATTTTAATTGGTTTATTTAAAATCGACAAGACATGGGCGGTCACTAACACAAGTTGTTAGGGAACTAAGATGATGAAATTAG from Halobacteriovorax sp. GB3 includes:
- a CDS encoding hydroxymethylglutaryl-CoA lyase, with the translated sequence MLNHLPSEVKIIEVGPRDGLQNEKTVLDTQTKLEYIRLLSKTGLKTIEATSFVRADKIPQMGDAKALYEGVQSLSLDSSISTPCLVPNLKGLDLALECGVGEIAVFTATSDTFNMKNINASVDESLTRLAPVIDKAKSEGLKVRGYISTVFGCPYEGETSLENLFKVSHFLEKAGCYEISLGDTIGVGHPVLVKNVISELDREFDISLFAMHFHDTSGTALANILTSLEYGIKAFDSSSAGLGGCPYAKGATGNVATEDVINLLHSMGVSTGVDMELLTEASTYILSSLKKHSSSKFYNAYLGRKS
- a CDS encoding biotin/lipoyl-containing protein → MRKSIIVNGNKEEVLIKDRSAHHVNFVFNGKEYNVNLKSQHTNEMVLEKEAQNQRIFFDGQRALVAGAEISLSNVNMSRRKGNQDQDSEMNAPMPGSIFKVNVKVGDEVKKGDTLLIMEAMKMEHAIKASHDGTVLKLFFNEGQLVEAGAQLVELSSLPEKEA
- a CDS encoding acetyl-CoA carboxylase biotin carboxylase subunit, whose product is MREIKKILIANRGEIALRVIKTAKEMGIKTVTIYTEKEKSYPHSYMGDESYCLGEGALSETYLNQAKIIDIAKKSGADAIHPGYGFLSENGTFADRVISEGIIFIGPRSESMLIMGDKKTSKQKMEELGIPLIPGYHGDNQEENFLREQAVKIGFPVLVKASAGGGGKGMRVVWKEEEFLEGLQSAMREAKNAFGDDTVLIEKYITNPRHIEVQVMSDSHGNHLHFFERECSIQRRHQKIVEETPSVALSDELRKEITESAVAISSGIDYLGAGTIEYILDDDGRFYFLEMNTRLQVEHPVTEMVTGVDLVRMQIIAASGQRIEMKQSEIQQKGHAIEVRLYSEDPDNNFLPATGKISCVGYPLLNGVRLDSGYVDGNEVTVNFDPMLAKLIAWGESRESATEKILNSLDDIPFLGVKTNRDYLKRILSTEEFAKGITYTHFVETFKDKLLKKDETEHQIAMAIAAFLINERKQKPAQSGQSVWQSSFGFRNV
- a CDS encoding enoyl-CoA hydratase-related protein, with the translated sequence MSDLYLLDIDSRGVATVTLNRPELHNAFNDELIVGLTNEFLELEKNEKVRLIVLTGAGRSFCAGADLNWMKKMKDYSDSENYEDSRKLSRLFEVINSVTKPVIGKVNGHALGGGTGLVAVCDYVIAKEGAKIGFTEVLLGLVPAVISPYVMAKIGHSKARAYFLTGEKFGPEKAMEMELVHQVSLERYFEKDVEQVVSKFLMAAPGAQQVCKQLIQNVDAKVLDNQFESVIDYTCKTIAKQRTSEEGQEGMDALLTKRKPNWLEGV
- a CDS encoding carboxyl transferase domain-containing protein gives rise to the protein MDVYHSQIDVNSEVFKENQEFHLSLRSELKERLSKVKECGGQKYVDRHHSRGKFLARERIERILDEGSPFIELSALAANGMYGTDVPAAGVVCGVGRVHGIECMFVANDATVKGGTYFPMTVKKHLRAQEIARENRLPCIYLVDSGGAFLPMQDEVFPDRDHFGRIFYNQAQMSSMGIPQIAVVLGSCTAGGAYVPAMADESVIVKGNGTIFLGGPPLVKAATGEEVTAEELGGAKVHTSDSGVADHFAEDEGEALIITRNIVENLNYKSPGKILGQKDISEIKEPLYDREELYGIVNKDSKKPFDIREIIARLVDGSEFHEFKERYGTTLVCAFAKIHGQQVGIVANNGILFSESAVKGAHFIELCGQRKIPLVFLQNITGFMVGKKYESEGIAKHGAKMVTAVSTVDVPKFTVIIGGSFGAGNYGMCGRAYSPRFLWMWPNARISVMGGEQAAGVLTTVKQAASKGAMSDEEVKEFQKPILEKYEREGSAYYSTARLWDDGIIDPAHTREILGLAISASLNEEIKESKFGVFRM